A region of the Osmia bicornis bicornis chromosome 1, iOsmBic2.1, whole genome shotgun sequence genome:
TGTGTGCATGCGTTCCTATCATCTATCTACATATagcatatacatatgtatcttaatgtatgtatgtatgtgtgtgatTGCTGTGGTTAGTCGTCACCAGTCGTCACTATTACTTATTCCAGCACCATGATCATACCGCattgatttaaaattattttaacaccgattttattattattaatgggTAAATGAAATCTTTAAATGTGTTTCAAGAATTGCGTTACATCGTGATATAATGCGACTTAGTATTTCTTGCGATTAACTGATGTCAATACCGGCAGTGTATACTAGAATACGCCCACACACGTTCAGTGCATtttgtaaagaaaaatctcGTGACAATTACACCGAAGGAATCTGTATACGTATCAGAGGGAGGTTAAAAAAGTGCCacttttgttagaaattattttaccttAATTTTATGTTACGCGATGTGACAGATGATTAAATTGTTTACTTATTTATCGAATAGAACAAGAGTGACACTCGGTGTTAATTGATTTTTCATACGCGTGTTAATTAACGATACACATGCGTGTCTATTAAACAGGGTGCAATAAGTAAGGAATGGGAATTGACAGTATGAGAGTCGGAGGAGGCCGATGTCCTCCCCTCCTAGTCGGAGGACTTCTTGTCGCTTGTTTAATGCTCATTTGCAACTGGTGGACTCTATCTtctgaaaatattgaattagTTAGACAAATTGATGAATTAAATGAACAACTTAAAATAAGGTATCGATATAGTTACTCTTATAATAAATGCCATATCAGTTCTAATgaatttacaatttacaaatgtttatataaaaattgtttagtGCCGAAGAAAGAGATCAATGCGTTACATTACGTGGGAATTTAGAGCAAAGATTTAAGCATGCGGAGGGTGAAGTGGCATCTTTGCATGTACGCTTAGAACAGCAAgcatatttaaagaaaaagaacgatGAATTGGAATATtctaataatatttgtaaaggTGAATTGGATTCTTTAAACAAGTTAGATGCTACTAAAACTGCAACATTAGAAACTTTAAGACTGGAGAAGGATACTTTTAATACAAAGTTAGATGCAAAAAAGGaggaaaacaaaaaattgcaGGAAGAAGTAGATCAGGTATTAAATTAACATTTGAGTTTTATAAGCTGATTATACATTTTACTTATTAAAACTTTTTATAGTTGAAGAACGATCTTAAATTTAAATGCAATATAACTCTCCCAAGGAAAAGTACAATCACTCCTCTGGGTAAGTTAAAACACTTCTTTAAATTAagtttctttatatttttatacatctAGAATTATATGAAGTTAGATTGAAAAGAAAGAGTTGAAAATGTTAAACAATATCCTGTTTgtttaaatgatttattttgaTACTGCCTTTACAAATCAATGAggataaatttgaattatttaaattgtagcagctttttaaataataattttgcgAATAATTCTAACATGTTTGGGGTACCAATAGATGATAGTAATGCaacttccattttctttcatttctgtATACTACCAATTGATTTAGTATTATATGATATTCTGGCGATTTGCCAATTTAGCTACAAGACCAGTAATTAACAAGTCTCAGTTGGGTCCTGTTCCGGAGTCAGCTGTAAGAATAAGCTTAGCTGGTCAGCGTGGTTTGAAATACCATGGAATTCCAATTCTTCCAACAGATCCGCCCGGCGCTGTGCGCCTAAGTCCTCGCTTCTCAGTTACAATGTTGAAAGGTAGTAATACTTTTCTCCTATCGCAGGAGAAAAGAATATTGCCACGCAAATAAAGCAGCACTAAACAATTCTGTACATAAAGTCATTGTATATTTATGCATCTATTGTTAGATTTGTAACATGGAACAGTTGAACTGCTTATTAAATATACTGCATTATTTGATCAATATAGAAAAATGATTAACTAATATCgatgaataaaatattggtAAGGGAATCTAAAATGTAGGAACATTGTAACACAAATACTGACTCCTTATTTAATGTAAATTTGCATTCatgatcaaatgaatcaaGGGTTAAAATAGATTATAGATATTTGTCAGTAGTATAAATTGATTACTAATTGGTGAAGGCTGTACTAATTTCAGGAATACATAAGTGTTATTTAACCGTGGTTAATTTGTACACTGATCTGAAATTAAAACCTTTCAGAAACATATTTACTGTTTTATTTTAGAGTAGTAATTTAGTTTACATGACTTTCAGCTCAAACAAGtccaaaaatttcaaaaaataatacttcCAACGAAGACACAGCATCAGTCAATCCAGAATTTGAATAAGTAGATCAAAATGGTATTTACATACGCTAATTTAAAAATCTGTCTTcactataattttatttttgtttatcaatgtatataattcattttaagaATGACTattaatataaacataattttattctGCTTATGTTTATTTAGGAAGCAATAAACAAGAGAATACAGGATTGAGAGATGCCAATGTaatagaaagaagaagagatcAACGAATGAAAGCACAAGTCAGTGGAGACTGATAATAAataagtataataaaaatatctcttacagtaattaataaatatgtgtcaaacatttattaaatataatagagTTATAATGTTTCTTAAAgcaacaaatattttaaatgctTTACATTTTACACAGTGCatctttatttataaataataacagAGAAATTTATTCTCAacagtttaaaaatttttatctgtTTAATATcgtaaatttatcattttttatagtTTGATTAAATctaatgaaaatgattttaaattttacgtaATATCAATAAATCGTGTTATTATATAGATTATATAATTGTTATGAATAAGGCAAATAATCGTATTTACTTAAAATGAATGGtttttattcttctatttTGTATTCACTCTAAGAATAAACACGAATCTTTTTTGTATAGTAAATAATATATCATGAATCTATCCTTAAATAAACATAATCGTGGATACGATATCTTAGTCAAGGTATGAAATTGTAAATACATAAGTCTAATAGAGACTAATATTACAAAACGGTATAATTGTATTTCAGATCATATGTTTCAAATACGTTtgcaatttatattttgttatttccaATTATACCTTACATtttatatgaatttatttcaatcataTGAAATTTATTGCTCAATACTGAAACGAGCATGTATATTATGtttttattacattgtatTGTCACTGTCAAatgtgtttttattttatagctttagttttatattaatatattaaatctcatcacatttctatttctttttttttatagtttGGGAATATATATGTTACATCgagtttaaaaatataagatAAAATCGTATGATGTGCTGTCAACAAAGCACCTACAGTCATTTTCACATTTAAACACATTTcacataatacatatacaggCTCTGCATCATTACATATTCGATGATTACATATAAttcgtttatatttattaatactttTTACTGCATAGGTACAAAGCTAACTTGATATATTATGCAAATTATTATCATTGTTTATAACAATACTTTATAGTTActctaaaaaataaaatagtctTGATTGTTATGTTCGCTAATGATGgattaaatgttaattatcaaaatttctcAGTAGTAAACTATTTATAAAACGTTATAACAATTATATTACTAACATgtgtaaatattttctaagaTATGATAAACATAAACGATTTTATTAAAGCGTGtttaatcaaaatttcatAACTGCATCTGTAAACTGTAAATCATTTCTATGTGTAACAAAATGCAAAGTTTGACTAGGAAACATTAAGTAACGACTAGACGTTTAAAACTTACGTTTAACcagtttttttgttttatacgATGACTACTTGCCATTATagatttcatttaatatcTGGCAATTCTTTAAATTATCTTTCTATTACTTAATTTATCTATAaccatatatatatatgtatctTTTCTACCCTAAAAACGAAATCACGTATTCAGAAGCTGCGCGTTAAAAAATACatagttaaaaatttttcgaaacaacgaatattaaaaatcgtaaaaatatattctatCAGTAGTacgttatattataatttttaaaattcgattttctttAGGAgccattttaaaaatacaagattaaataaaagtattatttGTTTCATTAGTAAACatcaaaatatatttctttcttttgatTGCAAAATgtttgcaaaatatttcttgTTTATACTCTTTACTTTGTGCGATTTTCAAATATGTAACATTTGTAAACTTTACAAATTATCGTAACTTccatatattttgtaataattcaCTTCTGATATCtgcaaaaatgaaattagcataaataaatttcaattatcaaCTTGACATCATTAATTAGGACGATATAACAATTAGTATCATAAAGCTTTCCATCTCACAACTGCAAACTCGTCTGCATTTATAAATTCTTCGcttaatactttattaaatattaaacattctTTGGTCATGtaagataataattgtaacTGAGTAATTAAAAGTTTAATTATGTCTAGATGAAGATATAGGAtgttaatttaaacaaaatataaataaactaCTCCTATGAGAATTAGGCAACCgattctaatttttaaatactctACACGGTAAAATATACTATAAATAATGTCAACAgcctttttaataaataatgatgGAGAGAATATATTTGGAGATAATGAAAATACTATACTGTCATATTAAATATTAGTTCTCTTAAAATCGTGGTTTTTCTTTCtgataaaaatgatgaattgTAGTGTACATTTTATGTATCCATTGCTATGCTCAAAGTATAATGGGGTTAGAGATAAGGCAGTGAGATGTTAGTGAATTAGTCCCTAAAGAGGAGGACTAccataaagtataaaaaaaaatcatcgaaaaattgtttttcgtTGTAATCTATAAAACTTCAAACTATTTATGCTGCCATGTTAtatcaatgaaaaattatgctatcaaaaaaaatatatttttaaaatggcTACATTTAAGGAGAATAGTGATGGTTGTTCACGTGTCTTTGctttcttctaaaaataaacgCGAAAATCGAACGAAGTCGCCACCAACGACTATGTTTACGTACTGAATTTCGTGATCTCTCTTTAGCTCGAATTTGTCTAACTAACGAGTAAAATGCATCGTCTATGAATTGTCTAAGTGCAGCGGATGTTTCATAAAAAGGGCAACCAAGCTGTTCAGCAAGTGCCTTTCCCTCTTCTGTGGTTACCTACAGTATAATGATCACATGAGCAAAAGTGAACGAGTTCTAATTACTTAAATAACTAACATTTTACCTTTCTTTGATGTTGCAGATCAAATTTGTTGCCAACTAACACCAGTGGTATATCTTCATTAGCTCTTACTCTTGTTATTAATTTCCTATACTCCAGAGCTTCCTGAAAGCTGTGCCTATCAGTTACAGAGTAACATATCATAAATCCCTCTCCACATCTCATATATTGGTCACGCATAGCCGTGAATTCCACCTGTATATAAAAGATACAATGCATacattaaacaatttttaatttttgcagaATTTTGTCTTGCAGTAATAGATCCTGACCTGCCCAGCAGTATCCAATATGTCTAAAAGTGCAGCCTCACCATCTATAACTGCTTGTTGTTGATACGAATCCTCTGTCAATAacaaagaatat
Encoded here:
- the LOC114870916 gene encoding Golgi membrane protein 1-like isoform X6, producing the protein MGIDSMRVGGGRCPPLLVGGLLVACLMLICNWWTLSSENIELVRQIDELNEQLKISAEERDQCVTLRGNLEQRFKHAEGEVASLHVRLEQQAYLKKKNDELEYSNNICKGELDSLNKLDATKTATLETLRLEKDTFNTKLDAKKEENKKLQEEVDQLKNDLKFKCNITLPRKSTITPLAQTSPKISKNNTSNEDTASVNPEFE
- the LOC114870916 gene encoding Golgi membrane protein 1-like isoform X5, producing the protein MGIDSMRVGGGRCPPLLVGGLLVACLMLICNWWTLSSENIELVRQIDELNEQLKISAEERDQCVTLRGNLEQRFKHAEGEVASLHVRLEQQAYLKKKNDELEYSNNICKGELDSLNKLDATKTATLETLRLEKDTFNTKLDAKKEENKKLQEEVDQLKNDLKFKCNITLPRKSTITPLGSNKQENTGLRDANVIERRRDQRMKAQ
- the LOC114870916 gene encoding Golgi membrane protein 1-like isoform X2 → MGIDSMRVGGGRCPPLLVGGLLVACLMLICNWWTLSSENIELVRQIDELNEQLKISAEERDQCVTLRGNLEQRFKHAEGEVASLHVRLEQQAYLKKKNDELEYSNNICKGELDSLNKLDATKTATLETLRLEKDTFNTKLDAKKEENKKLQEEVDQLKNDLKFKCNITLPRKSTITPLATRPVINKSQLGPVPESAVRISLAGQRGLKYHGIPILPTDPPGAVRLSPRFSVTMLKGSNTFLLSQEKRILPRK
- the LOC114870916 gene encoding Golgi membrane protein 1-like isoform X3; this translates as MGIDSMRVGGGRCPPLLVGGLLVACLMLICNWWTLSSENIELVRQIDELNEQLKISAEERDQCVTLRGNLEQRFKHAEGEVASLHVRLEQQAYLKKKNDELEYSNNICKGELDSLNKLDATKTATLETLRLEKDTFNTKLDAKKEENKKLQEEVDQLKNDLKFKCNITLPRKSTITPLGSNKQENTGLRDANVIERRRDQRMKAQNFVLQ
- the LOC114870917 gene encoding GTPase HRas isoform X3, whose translation is MSADILQDKSVALNGKNDVPVVSQPTIRSGLRVYKIVVLGDGGVGKSAVTLQFVSHSFLDYHDPTIEDSYQQQAVIDGEAALLDILDTAGQVEFTAMRDQYMRCGEGFMICYSVTDRHSFQEALEYRKLITRVRANEDIPLVLVGNKFDLQHQRKISEVNYYKIYGSYDNL
- the LOC114870917 gene encoding GTP-binding protein Rit2 isoform X1; the encoded protein is MSADILQDKSVALNGKNDVPVVSQPTIRSGLRVYKIVVLGDGGVGKSAVTLQFVSHSFLDYHDPTIEDSYQQQAVIDGEAALLDILDTAGQVEFTAMRDQYMRCGEGFMICYSVTDRHSFQEALEYRKLITRVRANEDIPLVLVGNKFDLQHQRKVTTEEGKALAEQLGCPFYETSAALRQFIDDAFYSLVRQIRAKERSRNSVRKHSRWWRLRSIFAFIFRRKQRHVNNHHYSP
- the LOC114870917 gene encoding GTP-binding protein Rit2 isoform X2, translating into MSADILQDKSVALNGKNDVPVVSQPTIRSGLRVYKIVVLGDGGVGKSAVTLQFVSHSFLDYHDPTIEDSYQQQAVIDGEAALLDILDTAGQVEFTAMRDQYMRCGEGFMICYSVTDRHSFQEALEYRKLITRVRANEDIPLVLVGNKFDLQHQRKVTTEEGKALAEQLGCPFYETSAALRQFIDDAFYSLVRQIRAKERSRNSISEVNYYKIYGSYDNL
- the LOC114870916 gene encoding Golgi membrane protein 1-like isoform X4, whose product is MGIDSMRVGGGRCPPLLVGGLLVACLMLICNWWTLSSENIELVRQIDELNEQLKISAEERDQCVTLRGNLEQRFKHAEGEVASLHVRLEQQAYLKKKNDELEYSNNICKGELDSLNKLDATKTATLETLRLEKDTFNTKLDAKKEENKKLQEEVDQLKNDLKFKCNITLPRKSTITPLGSNKQENTGLRDANVIERRRDQRMKAQVSGD
- the LOC114870916 gene encoding Golgi membrane protein 1-like isoform X1 — its product is MGIDSMRVGGGRCPPLLVGGLLVACLMLICNWWTLSSENIELVRQIDELNEQLKISAEERDQCVTLRGNLEQRFKHAEGEVASLHVRLEQQAYLKKKNDELEYSNNICKGELDSLNKLDATKTATLETLRLEKDTFNTKLDAKKEENKKLQEEVDQLKNDLKFKCNITLPRKSTITPLATRPVINKSQLGPVPESAVRISLAGQRGLKYHGIPILPTDPPGAVRLSPRFSVTMLKAQTSPKISKNNTSNEDTASVNPEFE